The Triticum aestivum cultivar Chinese Spring chromosome 7B, IWGSC CS RefSeq v2.1, whole genome shotgun sequence genome window below encodes:
- the LOC123155663 gene encoding forkhead box protein B2-like, translated as MTHNHHVHVSMPAAYSDSHHHVSTPATSPAMTHSHHHSGGHHHHHHQQHGGGHHHHHPHHHAQQPTAVLGFPVPYAYPAPALASTTAVAPLQPMRDNSDRADTVGERICTCVVGLFAVGYIALIIFALVSSWKYL; from the exons ATGACGCACAACCATCATGTCCATGTCTCTATGCCGGCTGCATATTCGGACAGCCACCATCACGTCTCGACGCCGGCAACATCGCCGGCCATGACGCACAGCCATCATCACAGCggcggccaccaccaccaccatcatcaacaacacggcggcggccaccaccaccaccaccctcaTCACCACGCGCAGCAGCCCACGGCGGTGCTGGGGTTCCCGGTGCCGTACGCGTACCCGGCCCCCGCCCTGGCCTCGACGACGGCAGTGGCACCGCTCCAGCCCATGCGGGACAACTCCGACCGCGCCGACACCGTCGGGGAACGTATTTGCACG TGTGTGGTCGGCCTCTTCGCAGTGGGCTATATCGCCCTCATCATCTTTGCACTCGTGAGCAGCTGGAAATATCTTTGA